ttttttttttttaaatttttatttttttatgtataaaaaaaaatatatcaaaatcaaaaaaaaatttttgttcaaaaaaatgaaaattaaaatgtcaaacctcacttgtaaataattatcaaaaataccTTTCTGCACTCCAATACTCCACATTGCTGAGATAATACCACTCCGTACTCGCACTTATCACATTCCCCAGCACAGCCACGTGGACACTCGATGCGTCTTTCAGATTCGCGCACACGAATTATAGAAGCAGACGAAAGAAGAAatctgtaataaaataaataatttcattttaaatgaGTACAGATAAATAATTGGtggcaaataaattatacttacgtagataataaaataataaataatttaaaggaGATAAAGCATAATGTTCGCTTCAACatcgttttataaaaatagaacgaaaaatttttaatttaagtaacaAGTAATATGGACCGGAGGACGGTGAGCTAGCAAGTgatgaaaatatttcttctcCCATGGGTTTTTATACTCTTAGTACCTTCAGCTCACATCAACATTTATTTAGTGTCCAAGAAAATTTGACGCTTGccagaagatttttttttgtctgcTGTCTAGTTAGAAAATTCAAACAGCttcatgtaatttttacacatgaattactttaatcattattatggTAATGAGAGTAAGTGTCCCAGACGTAAGTCTGCTGTTTAACACACTCactattttagtaaattattttttaattaaacgtcTGAAAAGATAATGGGATTATCCCCGATAATGAGATCAAACTAtgcgtgaaaaaattacttgataaTTGCTAAGCACTTTGATTTATcagcaaataatttatcagtACTATCAATAGCTcggaatttgaaaatatttacttatgaCATAATGAAGATCAAGACAAtatttaatgacattaaagttagcagtcacttgaacattttttaattttttttttaacaaaaaaatttgttctaaaaaattattaaaaaaaaaataggatttttaattttttttaatttcttcatgccaatttttttttaacaaacaaatttgttccaaaaaattggatttttaattttttttaatttcttcatgacaatttttttttaaaacaaattttttcaaaaaaattagatttttaatttcttcatgccaattttttttgccataatttatttgttaaaaaaattttaaaaatctgctaaattaattttcatcaatatttattataaaataaaataacatagttttaattcttaaaatagcactcattcatattttttattagcctTGACATTATTTCACTAAATGATACATAATTTGACATCAAAGACCTtcaaattgattatttttattaatccataaatttataaataattattttattcgttTTCCCATTTTTTGGATACATCGAAGTAATCTCCATCCGGCACGTCGTAGTTTGAAATCGGTGGAGTGCGTGTAGGTCCTGTGACTTCTAACGACAACAAAGACATGTCAAGTTCTATTGCTGCATCATAAAGATCTTTTGATTCGGCTTTGAGTTCTTCGAGAGCTCTGTGCTGGGATGCGATCATGGACTCTATTGTCATCACGTCTTGCACGTGTTGACGGAGTTTGTATCTTGACCAGTCTTTTAGTAACAGAGTTCGTTCTTCGATTACTTCGGGTGTCAGTTCTGGCTTTGGACGGGTTCTTTGCCTAAAGTaagtagttaatttttttttatttaatatcaattaattgaaataatttagtgtcaattttttttatttttataacaaattaattacaataaaaaggtgctttaaaaaatttctacaaataatttttacttgtagaattttttttataatttaattgttataaaataataaaaaaatttctaacgtTGACTTTAGtgtcataaatttattaatttataattaataaataaaaattaatttagtatatattttagaattttataaaaaataaattatagcaaaaaaaatgacatgtagaagctttaaaaaataaaaaatgcaattttttaaaaagaattttttttttttttgaatttttgattttttttattaattaaattagaactaaaaaaaatatttttaaaaaattgtacggataatttttaatattttctgcatgtagaattttttcttttaattctttttcaataaagatttatattaaaataaattataaaaattttcagatgtcggctaatttaattttcaataatactaaagttagccgacgtttttaatttttttttcatttattaaattagaactaaaaaatattttttaaaaattacacttacagtttttcaagttttttacaaattaaatttttttcttaatcgttttttcaataaaaaaaaaaatcataaaaatttttagatggctaatttaattttcatttattttgttggtgaataaaattaaaaaattgtctcaaactaacttataaatttagtgtcataattaataattattaaacttacttcagttcatcaattaatttaaatggtACTTGACATTCAGAAATCGGTTTTAGCTTTTTAGAATGCTTTTCTAATCGCCGAAtatgtttttctaattttcgcCGTTTACGTTCCTCTCTGTGTCTTATGACAGATGGATCTAATCTTTTCTTCCTCTTCAATGGTTCACcactgtaaaattttaaaatatttattaatttacatatttaaaaagaattttttttatccataattttaatgacagtAAAAACAGctgacattaaattaaaaaaatttattaaaaagaagaattattgagataattataaatgtcattagaattaattaataatactaattaaaaatcaatacttACAACAAAGTGtctgttattttaaaataaactggagaaatattagtaaaaatattccTTTTAGGACATTGCCTTAGTCCGGGGTTCAATAAAACtctaaatagaaaataaaaaatgagttCAATAAAtcaaacttaaataatttcattaaaaaaaaagaaatgttttaattattacctaGATTGTTTAGCAAGAGCACTTAAAAAAGACATTATTACTAATTACGATTACAAATTTACAAAAGAACTAAAAATAaccttcaaaaaatttttataaacaacaataatacATTATTATCACATactaaataaatgaaataaatgattgtgaaaatcttttattattttgagatAATATCTCACcagtaaacaaataaataatgttttttatttatcaaattattatttatacaaaaatatcaCGTGTAAAACAGTGAGCTAGCAAAAATGGCCGGTAGGCGGCAGTACTAATAATTGTTTCGTTGCGTAACAGACGAAATCccgcgaaaaatttttattgctcgaaattattgtaataaattataattattattgtttttttgagaatGTCCTGCAGGCTAAAGTCGCAACTTCGATAGCTCCGATGACAGCTGACCGCATACCGTTTTTTTCCAAGTGATGAATCGCCATTATCGTGGAACCGGCTGGAGAAGCCACGTCGTCTTTTAGCTGAGCTGGGTGACAGCCATCTCCGATACTCTGGTGGTGATTTACCATCGCTCCGGCTCCTAGGACTGTCTGAGTTGCTAATTTGTAAGCTAATTGACGGGACATTCCCATTTTGACAGCACCGTCTGCCAGTGATTCGATCATCATGTAAAcctatgttaattattaaatgaaaattaatttagcagatatttattaaattttaatcatttttttaactaacaaattatggcaaaaaaaatttttaaaaaagtgacatgtaaaaatttttttaaattaaaaatgcaattttttagaaataattttttcagacaaatttttttgttaaataaaattaaaaaattgttaggtgactgctaactttaatgttataattatttaattattaattgtaaaactaaaattagtcgaagttcaaaaattttatgacattaaatttagctgtcactttacaatttttaaaattttctttaataaataaattatggcaaaaaaaaatatttaaaaaatagacttgtagaaatttaataaaattaaaaatgcaattttttaaaaataattttttttaacaaatttttttgttctagaaaattaaaaaattgtcaagtgacagcttaaaattttttatttttttcaataatttaattatattaaaaaaaattgcacgtgttatttttaaaatcttctacatgaaaaatttttttgtaataattttttatactgaaaaaattattaaaattttcagaaatcggctaaattaattattaattaatttaagtttgtGATTATCGActgattgataaaatattttagattaaAGTTTGAAATTTACATAAGCCGGTCCTGATCCTGCAAGAGCTGTCACTGTGTCCAGCAGACTTTCATCTTCTTCAATTTCTTCGCAAATTCCCATGgaggtaaataattttttaactaaagcTGCATGTTCTTGATTAGCAAATGTTCCTCTTTTGAATACTGTCGCGCCATAGCCAATTGATACCGGAATATTGGGCATCAATCTTATTACTGGTGTTCCTTTTGGTaaattctgaattttttttttagagtaaatgaatttatcaaaatataatactaaaattagctaaCGTTcgacaatttttgattttttttcatcaattaaattacaagtaaaaaaatacttttaaaaaaattacatacataatttttcaaattttcaacttttaaaattatttttaatcattttttaaataaaataaattataaaaattttcaaatgtcagataatttaattttcaataaattatatgataCTCAATTAAGAGacatttaatactttttataaattttttaactaataaattataaaaagaaaaatttatccaaaaaattccatctttagaagctctaaaaaattataaatgcaattttttataaataatttaattattaaaaaaaacaaaattaaaaaattgtcgagCGTCTGCAAATTTCAATgtcattaattacaataaagttaaccgacatttttgattttttgatttagcctaatttattaaattagaactaaaaaatatttaaaagaaattgacttatagtttttgaagttttttacaaatgaaaaaaattttttatttttctgtaagaatttttttaatgaaaaaaaattataaaaatttttagatgccggctaacttaattattaagatcagaaattaattatatatatcgtcagtattttttactttttctaaATCTTCAATAGAAGCCCCAGCAGCAATagaaagaattaatttatcagaattttttatttctggaAGTATTTTACTAACAACTTGTGGTTTaacagaaataattaaaacatctCCATGATCTGCAACtagtttgtttaaaaaaacaactttagATCCGATAGTCTGAAAAAAATCccttaagataaaaaataattttttttattttaaaatatcttattACCTCAAATGCTTGTTTGCTTTTTAAATCGCTCGGTAAGCAGCTGGCTACCATAGAGTCTCCCTTTAAGCCTGGCgtggaaaaaaatcaataggaatatgaaaatacaaaagtgtaataaaaaaaaaatttttaaataccgGCTTTGATAAATCCTTTTGCCAAAGCGTGGGCCATTTTTCCACCACCAAAAAACCCGATTTTCATTGTTAGTttgttgttaaaaaaacaagtaaatattatgaaatttatCGCTTATATTTGTCGAGCAAAATAACGGACTGCCTCTGtcataaataaagtaaatactGCAAAAGGCTTTTATGTGTTTCGTCATTCATACGGCAGCAAACCAACGAAAATAACAATATGTAATCTTATCCAAAAACGTGAACGGTTGGAGCGGGAAGTGAGAGAATTAGGAAGCGAGAGAGTGAATATaggaaaaattatgattataattattagttattaccTATTcgcataaatttttatagcttGTAGTTATCTCAGCCAGCCCCAGTGACCTTTCCTTTCTTTCAGGTCGCTGACATTAAACATTAAACATTTATCTCATTGCTAttgcttttataaaaaacgaGTATCTGAATATAATAACTTAACTGTGCAACAATCGATCTTGCAAGataaatgttgaaaaaaataacagaatCCATTCAAGTTCaattaacttatttattaaatataatgaacaataaaaaattactcaacattttttttttataaatatattcaggcgaaataatatattaataacaaatttcatttaaaacaaTCGTATGTCGTAATTAAGGCACTTGCgagcaaaatatttttattgaaaatacgtaattaataaataactgcGTGTAAACAAtttcgacggtctaattagcaattcgtctaactccttattttttgagggtgattttttaacactttgatgtagcaataatgcaattataaattatttggatgatccaaaccaaaatattatacctctattagatattaactagcaaccttgcagtcactatgtgactgccctgactagttaaatataaataaataaaattttgctttactaaatgacttttgaaaattgcactgcacttttttaactactgacattttcaGAGATAtgaactcatcccgatgttacactcatcaaaagctttcatttgagtacccacatgcatttttgatatatttttgatacatacatatatggaatatatataatatatataaatatatgaaaaattgatgtaggtacttaaatgaaaggtcttaatgagtgtaacatcaggatgaacttatatctttaaaaatgtcaggagtagaaaaaatacaaggtcatttcttaattattgacatttttaaagacataagctcatcctgatgttacactcatcaagatctctcatttgagtacccacatgcattttgatatataaatatatataatatatataaatatatgaaaaattgatgtaggtactcaaatgaaaggtctcgatgagtgtaacaccgggatgagcttatatcttaaaaaatgtcaatagttcactagatacaaggtcatttcttaattattgacattttttaaaatataagctcatcccgatgttacactcatcaagagctctcatttgagtacccacatgcattttcatatattttttatatatacatatatataataaatataaatatatgaaaaattgatgtgggtactcaaatgaaaggtctcgatgagtgtaatgtcgtactgagcttatatctttaaaaatgtcaatagttcacaagatacaaggtcatttcttaattatgtatctagagatagagcattttcaaatgtagcctaaatacttatcatcaaaaactattaaatagttttttaaagtgataataaattttgcactaattattttttcgtacaaaagaaagattctctaaaatagagttaaaaaatttgctaattagaacgtcgattaaaaattttttaataaataatttaattttatttaaaaaaattcaaccaaataaagataaaataaaaaattattttttttcacgacTCCGGCGGTCTGgctttttgctttttttttcatttgaattattatcagtcTCGATAACTTCGGGGACgttataatcaattttaggTAGATCATCAATTTGATTGATACTATCGTTATCTTCAGACGTAATATCTTTTAGTTTATTACCCTTCTTCTCCTGGACTAAATCTTTCAGTGCTTCGCTGAACAATATCAGAGTGTCAGTAATTGGTCGTTCGTCAAATTTATCAGCGATATCTTTAAACTGATAATTCTCTTTGAAAGACAGCTCATCTTTCAGCTGGTAAAACTGGTCAATAACATCTCGAAGATATCCTTTGGCATTATCTAAGACTGCTGCCTCATCATAATTCTCCTCAAACTCATCCGGCAATCCTGAGGATGACTGAGTATTCTCAACCTTCTCCTCATTAATCTTACCCATTTTCTTTTTACGCgaccaattatttattttattatttaaattgccgGCTGCCGAAGCTGATAGGTCTTTTTCGAATTCCTTGAACTGTTGGATAATATTACGTATACTCTCCTTAACATTAGCAACTTTAGGCTCGGCTATTTTTTTCaccttatttttttcttgttcgCTCATTTCAGCTTTTATAGCCGAGAtctgttttttcggagttataATTCCattggatttatttttaataactatttttttatcatttttaattacttcagTCTCTAAttcatctttaaaatttctttttggcatttttttatttatcactaTTGGCTTTTTTTCTTCTCTATCTTTTCcatcactattattattattattattatcattattattattattaataacaatattatctTCTACTATTGATTCTTCAGGTActtgagaataaaaattatttttttccataattaaATCTACATTATTTCgtctttcattaaaaatttctactatctgctttatttcttcttttacagactgatatgtttttattttttcgctaCTTTTATCTATATTAATTTCTGCTCCAtttattttaggaatttcCAAGTcgtcattatcatcattattattattattattattactaaaatcTTTCTCAGCGCTTGCTTGGAcgtcaaaatttattgtattaaaattgtcatttattttatcatcgaTTTCTTCTTCCTCATCATCTTCGTTCTCAATTCCTGACTCTAAATTCTGATTGTTCGAAGATCGTTTGACCAAGTTATCAATACCGGGTTTTTTCATTATGAAAATCATGGGCTTCATCTCGATTCGTATGGGCGgtatcattttataatttaaagtaatCCGGGAGAACCCGTCAATCGAgtcgattattttataattcggTTGTttgctcaaaaataaatttttacttttagcttctataaataaatgcgtAAATTGACCTACATCGGGATCATCGTACGTCAAATTTTCTTGCTTGGAAtacctgataaaaaaaaataaatacttacttataacttttatcaaattttaaaatcataattattacataaaaattacagatatttaataatgataataataataataataataataataataataataataataataatattgctcTAATCAGGTCTAAATTCTtctatgattaaataaaaatcaggaTGATGTAAACCAAATTgatgttatgttttttatttcatttattttaacatgctaaaataaatgaaataaaaaacataacatcAATTTAGTCTACACCATcttgatttttgtttaataataataataataataataataataataataataataaaatttgaaattaatattaccTCCAGTCTGGATTCATTTGTAAGAATCTTGAGACTCCAGTTTGCGCGGTCAAAGTATCTATATGAACATAAACATACGGATTGTCTTTTTCTAATTGGTGTAATCTGGTAATAGCTCGGCCTCCAGGATAATTTGAACTGGATACACATAAAAGAAACATCGTAAATGCTGCGTTGAATATAAAATGACTGAGAACAGCTAGggctaataaataattccacGTCGtcttttttcgattattccagctgaaaataaataaattaaaaattttaaatatgattattaaattgagagacatctgattatttaaaaaatttttttaataaataaactagcaaacttgcagtcactatgtgactgccgtgacttgtgaact
This genomic interval from Cotesia glomerata isolate CgM1 linkage group LG1, MPM_Cglom_v2.3, whole genome shotgun sequence contains the following:
- the LOC123275108 gene encoding 39S ribosomal protein L40, mitochondrial; amino-acid sequence: MSFLSALAKQSRVLLNPGLRQCPKRNIFTNISPVYFKITDTLFGEPLKRKKRLDPSVIRHREERKRRKLEKHIRRLEKHSKKLKPISECQVPFKLIDELKQRTRPKPELTPEVIEERTLLLKDWSRYKLRQHVQDVMTIESMIASQHRALEELKAESKDLYDAAIELDMSLLSLEVTGPTRTPPISNYDVPDGDYFDVSKKWENE
- the LOC123275106 gene encoding pyrroline-5-carboxylate reductase 1, mitochondrial, coding for MKIGFFGGGKMAHALAKGFIKAGLKGDSMVASCLPSDLKSKQAFETIGSKVVFLNKLVADHGDVLIISVKPQVVSKILPEIKNSDKLILSIAAGASIEDLEKNLPKGTPVIRLMPNIPVSIGYGATVFKRGTFANQEHAALVKKLFTSMGICEEIEEDESLLDTVTALAGSGPAYVYMMIESLADGAVKMGMSRQLAYKLATQTVLGAGAMVNHHQSIGDGCHPAQLKDDVASPAGSTIMAIHHLEKNGMRSAVIGAIEVATLACRTFSKKQ
- the LOC123275086 gene encoding dol-P-Man:Man(7)GlcNAc(2)-PP-Dol alpha-1,6-mannosyltransferase, with translation MNEKHGEMDQLVILVAAVHLLYCPFTKVEESFNLQAIHDILYHGHNLDEYDHHEFPGVVPRTFFGSLVVSGLSYPIVAIIKYFGLTKFCAQYAVRAILGLLVIYTLRLYRQTLQKIFGIELTNWFVAIMVTQYHFMYYLSRPLPNIMAMPLVLLALRGWLNQNHILFIWSSALAIVVFRAELALLLGLFLLYDIAYKKLTIPRVLKIGIPAGVCTLALTVVIDSFFWKRVLWPEGEVLYFNTVLNKSSQWGTSPFLWYFYSALPRGMGLSYVLVPLGMLWDARVRALTVPAITFVILYSFLPHKELRFIIYVFPLLNVATASACQRIWNNRKKTTWNYLLALAVLSHFIFNAAFTMFLLCVSSSNYPGGRAITRLHQLEKDNPYVYVHIDTLTAQTGVSRFLQMNPDWRYSKQENLTYDDPDVGQFTHLFIEAKSKNLFLSKQPNYKIIDSIDGFSRITLNYKMIPPIRIEMKPMIFIMKKPGIDNLVKRSSNNQNLESGIENEDDEEEEIDDKINDNFNTINFDVQASAEKDFSNNNNNNNDDNDDLEIPKINGAEINIDKSSEKIKTYQSVKEEIKQIVEIFNERRNNVDLIMEKNNFYSQVPEESIVEDNIVINNNNNDNNNNNNSDGKDREEKKPIVINKKMPKRNFKDELETEVIKNDKKIVIKNKSNGIITPKKQISAIKAEMSEQEKNKVKKIAEPKVANVKESIRNIIQQFKEFEKDLSASAAGNLNNKINNWSRKKKMGKINEEKVENTQSSSGLPDEFEENYDEAAVLDNAKGYLRDVIDQFYQLKDELSFKENYQFKDIADKFDERPITDTLILFSEALKDLVQEKKGNKLKDITSEDNDSINQIDDLPKIDYNVPEVIETDNNSNEKKSKKPDRRSREKK